GGACTTAATACGTTGCTAACTATAAAAAAGAATTAATAATTTTATATAGGAATAATGTATTATTTGATGACATGGCTGATTTGGCGGTTAATTTAAAGACACAAGGCATTAAATACGCAGGCTCAAAATTAAAAATAATTCCTCGCATATGTCGTTTGTTTGAAAAAATGAACGGTGTGGAAACTGTATTAGATGGTTTTTCCGGTACGACGCGGGTGTCGCAGGCGTTTTCAAGCATGGGTTACGTTGTGACTTGCAATGACATATCGACATGGTCTTACGTCTTCGGTGTTTGCTATCTCAAAAGCAAAAGTGAGCGACAGGCGTATACCGATTTAATTCATCATTTAAATAATGTTAAGCCATGCAGTGGCTGGTTTACTGAGCACTACGGCGGTGGTGTCAACGATGGTAATTCGGTACAGGAAGATGGGTTTAAAAAACCTTTTCAAATCCACAACACGCAAAAATTAGACGCCATTCGTGATGAAATAGACCGGTTGAAACTGTCCGAAATTGAGCATTGCGTTGCATTAACTTCCCTGATATTGGCGCTGGAAAAAGTGGACAATACTCTTGGGCACTATGTGTCATATCTAAAAAATTGGTCGGCAAGATCGTGTGGCGAGCTGCGTTTGGAGATTCCAGAGATGCGAGTTAATGAGCAAGTACATGAGATTATTAAAGGTGATGTGTTTGATGCGATGCGTGGCCGTCATTTTGATGCTTGTTATTTTGATCCGCCGTACGGTGCTAACAATGTCAAAATGCCACCGTCGCGAGTTCGCTATGCGTCCTATTATCATTTGTGGAAAACCGTTATTCTCAACGACAAGCCTGCGTTATTTGGTGCTGCTCGTCGTCGCCAAGACTCGGCAGACACGGAGGCTTATTGCGTTTTTGAAGATTTTAGAAAAGATGATGA
This genomic interval from Candidatus Persebacteraceae bacterium Df01 contains the following:
- a CDS encoding DNA adenine methylase; translation: MADLAVNLKTQGIKYAGSKLKIIPRICRLFEKMNGVETVLDGFSGTTRVSQAFSSMGYVVTCNDISTWSYVFGVCYLKSKSERQAYTDLIHHLNNVKPCSGWFTEHYGGGVNDGNSVQEDGFKKPFQIHNTQKLDAIRDEIDRLKLSEIEHCVALTSLILALEKVDNTLGHYVSYLKNWSARSCGELRLEIPEMRVNEQVHEIIKGDVFDAMRGRHFDACYFDPPYGANNVKMPPSRVRYASYYHLWKTVILNDKPALFGAARRRQDSADTEAYCVFEDFRKDDDDRPLSINAVQRLLVAADCRYIVLSYSAGGEKVPDELLDAVSSAGSYEWINFDYQKNVMAGMRWRNEWVDDNKKINNEHLFLIEK